DNA from Microvirga ossetica:
GTCGATGGGCATGATGATGATGCCCCCCACGGTCCTCGCCTTGCCGTTCAAGATCCTCTTCTTCGTCCTGATCGACGGTTGGAACATTCTCGTGAGCGGGCTGGTCCGGTCGTATTTCTGATCATCTGGCTCTTCTTTCTCAGCCGGCCACAATTTTTGACGGCCGTGGAACGACCAGCAACCTTCGCACAAGGTTGACGGCGCAGAACTGGTCTCGACAAGACACATAATATCGAGATTTCCTATGCCTGGTCGTCAACATGCCGAAAGACTATGGAGTAGTTTGATGCTGCTGGGCGCTCGGCGTCTGGCAGCCTTGGCGGCGATCGGTCTCGCGGTCTTCCTGTCGGTCGGCATCGGAGCCTATTACTTGAGCCGCCCGGCGCAGGAAACGCTCTATACGGGTCTCGATCGCGAGGATGTCGGCCGCATGGGCGCCGTCCTGAAGGATGCTGGCATCCCCTTCGATGTGAGCGCGGACGGAACGGCGCTCCTCGTCAGCTACGGCAATACGGCCCAGGCCCGGATGCTTCTTGCGGAGAAGGGCCTGCCGCACAGCACGAAATCCGGCTACGAGCTCTTCAACGATCTCGGTTCGCTCGGCCTGACCTCCTTCATGCAGGAGGTCACCAAGGTGCGGGCGCTGGAAGGCGAGCTCGCCCGGACGATCCAGGGCATGAAGGGCATCAAGGCCGCCCGTGTCCACATCGTCTTGCCGGATCGCGGTTCCTTCCGCCGCGAGCAGCAGCCGCCCTCCGCCTCCGTCGTTATCCGCACGGTTCCCGCAGACGACGCCTCGTCGGCCCAGGCGATCAGGCATCTCGTCGCCGCGGCGATCCCCGGGATGGCCGTCGACAAGGTCACCGTCATGAATACCGACGGCACCCTGCTGATGTCGGGCGACGATGCGGCGAACGCATCGACCGGCAAGATGGCCCGCCTCGAGAAGACCGTCGGCCTGGAGATCCAGGATAATGTCCGGCGCACGCTCATGCCCTATCTCGGAACGGGCAATTTCGAGGTCAGCGTTGCGGCGCGCCTGAGCACGGACAAGGTCAGTACTAACGAGACGATCTTCAATCCGGAATCGAAGGTGGAGCGGTCGACACGGACCATCAAGGAGACGGAAGTCTCTCAGAACCGCAGCGGCCAAAAGCCCACGACGGTCCAGCAGAACCTGCCGGACGAGACCGTTCGCGCCGAGTCGGGCGAGAGCGCCAGCGAGGACAATCAGCGCCGCGAGGAACTGACGAACTACGAAATTTCCTCGAAGACGATCCAGACGATCAGCGACGGCTACCAGATCAAGAATCTGTCGGTGGCCGTGCTGGTGAACAAGTCACGCATCGCCGCCCTGCTCGGGGAGAATGCGACGCCGGCGGACATGGATGCCAAGATTGCGGAGATCGAGCAGCTCGTGTCGTCTGTAACGGGCTTCAGCAAGCCCCGTGGCGACCAGATCAAGGTTGCGGCCGTGAGCTTCGTCGATGATGGCGGCATGCTCCAGCCGGTTGCCGGGCCGTCCATGGCCGAGATTCTCATGCGCCAGTTCGGAACGGTCGTGAATGCGCTCACCATTCTCGCCCTGTGCGCCATGATGATCTGGTTCGGATTGCGTCCCGCGGTCAGGATGCTCGTGGCACGCCATCAAGCCGATCTCGAGCTGCAGAGAGAGCAGGCTGCGGCGCTGGCTGCCGCTGAGGCCGAGGAGGCTCTCGAGCATAGTGGAGAGGCTGGGACTGCCCTGCAGCTCGCCGATGCGGAGGCCGGTCAGAATCTGATCGAGATGCCGCGGACACCGCAGCGCAAGCTGGAGCAGATCGTCGAGCTCAGCGAGGAGCAGGCCGCAGCAGTGCTCAAGCAGTGGCTCGGGCGGGAGGCTGCATAATGGCCGTGACGATCGCAAGCCTGCTGGCGGACTTCTCGCCGAAGTCGGGCGGCGAAGCGCTCGGTATCGGACTTCTGAGAGCTGCCAGGGCCGCGCCTGAGCCGATGCCGGAGCCTGTTCAGCTGGTGGTCGACCGGCAGGCCGAGTTGCTGAAGGCCGTCGAAGCGAAGGCACGCGCCGAGGAACGGGAGGGCGCTCGTCTCGCCCTTGAGGAGGCAGTGGCAGCGGAGAGAGCACGCTACGAGCAGGAGATGCAGGCCGAGCGCGCGGCGTGGATCGACCAGCAGGCGCTGCAGATCACGACTCAGCTCCTGGAAGGCCTGGGGCGCATCGAAGCATTCCTGTCCGAACGGGTCGCAAGCATCCTCAGACCCTTCGTATCGGACGCGATGCGCCAGAAGACACTCGAAGAGCTCGAGGAGACTCTTGCGACGATCCTGTCGGGAGGTGAGGCGAAGCTTCTCAAGATCACAGGCCCTGAGGATCTGCTGCTGTCGATGAAAGACCGAATGGGGTCCCACGGGGACGCAATCGAATTTAGTCCGGGCGAGCACGTCGAGGTCAGCGTCGTCGCCCGTGACACAACTCTTCGGACGCAGTTTGACGCGTGGTCAAGCCGGCTGAAGCAGGCCCTGGAAGGCTGACAGGTCATGGCTAGTGCGGAAAAGCAGGAAATCGTCATCGTCCGCCGAAGCGGCGATGGCGAGGATGTCGTCAAGGGTGGCGCATGGAAGATCGCTCATGCGGACTTCATGACGGCCATGATGGCATTCTTTCTCGTGATGTGGCTGATCAGTCTGACCGACGAAGAGACGCGAAGCGGCGTCGCCAACTATTTCAACCCCGTCCAGCTCGCGGAATCGACGCCGAACAAGAAGGGGCTCGACGACCCGCAGAACGTGCCGCCCGACAACGAGACGGACAACACCAAGGACGGCAAGGAAAAAGGAAGCGGCGAGGGGACCGGCGGCAAGTCCCACCAGTTGCGCAAGCCCCGGTTCAAGGAAGGCGCTCTCTTCCAGGATCCCTATGCGGTGCTCGCGCGCATTGCCGACGAGGTCGAAGCCACCCCGCACGACACGCTCGGGGCCGACGTCACGCCCGGCGAAAGCGACATGCCGGGTCTCAAGGCCGGTGAAGCGTTCAGAGACCCGTTCGATCCTCTCTACTGGCAGGTCGCTCCCATCGATGAGCTGAAGACGGAGACGCCCGCAAAGCCGGGAACCGCCGCTCCCGCACCGTCGAAGGCGGTGATGGATGCCGTGGCGGCCTTGAAGGCGCCGACCGGTAAACAGGATTCGAAGGCCGCCGCTGCTCGGCCTGGACAGCCAGCGCCGAATGACACACCGGCGGATGGCGGCTCTCAATCCGCTGCATCGGATGCGAGCGCAGTAACGGATGCGGATCGGAAGGCCGCCGAGCTGAAGAGTGAGATCCTCAAAGCCGTCCAGGCATCGAAAGATGTCTCGCCGCAGCCTCATGTCGAGGTGCGGCGCACGGGAGCCGGAACGCTCATCAGCCTCACGGACGACTTCGATTTCACCATGTTCGCCGTCGGGTCGGCAGAGCCTCATGCGAAGGTTGTGCGCGCGATGGCGGAAATCGCCAAGATCCTTCAGTCCCGTCCGGGCAAGATCGTGATCAGGGGCCATACGGATGCGCGGCCCTTCAAATCGGCAAACTACGACAACTGGCGCTTGTCTCATGCGAGGGCGCAGATGGCCCTGTACATGCTAGTGCGGGGCGGCTTGAACGAGAGCCGGATCGTGCGCGTCGAAGGGCATGCCGACAGGGAGCCGAAGATCCCAAGCGATCCGAAAGCGGATCAGAATCGTCGGGTTGAGATCCTTCTGCAGGAGTGATCGCGGTGAAAGGTCTATCTCGGGCGATTCTCCTAGCCTCGCTGATGGTTTCGTCCATCCCGGCGGCGGCTGAGACGGAGCAGCCATCCACCGGGGAACAGCCGGTCGAACAGGATGTTCACGTCGCGAGCACTCCCGTCCCGGTTCAGCTGGTGCGGACATTGCAACTGATGCAGGATCAGATTGCCCTGGGATCCACGGAAGCACATCTCGGGCAGCGCGGTCTTCTCGGGATTCTCGATGACCGGTTCATGAACCTGCCGCCCGAGACCTGGCACAGCAGCAGGAATGTCCGCGCTGCGGTCTCGCTGGTCCTCAGCGGAGGCAAGCCGGATATTCTGAGAAAGCTCCTGGAGCAGGGCTCATCGGTGGTGTCGGAGACCGACCGTCCCTTGATCGAGGGAGCCCTTGCCTATGTGGAGGGGCGGGAGGAGGCGGCGCAGAACGTTCTGGCCGCTTTGGACCCCCGTGTGCTTCCTCCCACGCTCGGTGCGCAGCTGGCGCTGGTTCAGTCGGCGCTGGTCGTGCGCAAGAGCGCGGCGAAGTCCGACGAGCTGCTCGATTTCGTGCGGCTGCAGGCGCCGGGAACACTTCTCGAGGAGGCGGCGCTTCGAAGGCAGGTCTTCGTCGCGAGCCAGACCAACGATATCGGGAAGTTCCAGTCTCTGGCGACCGATTATCTGCGGCGTTACAGGCATTCCATCTATGCAGGCAACTTCCGGCAGCGCCTGGCTTCGGCTCTGACGCGGATCGATTTCGGAAAGGAATCGGCGCGCTTCGACGGCATCGTGGCGATGATGTCCGAGCTTGAGCCGGAAGCGCGGCGCGAGCTCTATCTCCTAGCCGCCCGCGCCTCGATCGAGCAGGGATTGACCACATCGGCCCGGATGATGGCGGACAAGGCCCAGGAGCTCGCCGGACAG
Protein-coding regions in this window:
- the fliF gene encoding flagellar basal-body MS-ring/collar protein FliF; amino-acid sequence: MPGRQHAERLWSSLMLLGARRLAALAAIGLAVFLSVGIGAYYLSRPAQETLYTGLDREDVGRMGAVLKDAGIPFDVSADGTALLVSYGNTAQARMLLAEKGLPHSTKSGYELFNDLGSLGLTSFMQEVTKVRALEGELARTIQGMKGIKAARVHIVLPDRGSFRREQQPPSASVVIRTVPADDASSAQAIRHLVAAAIPGMAVDKVTVMNTDGTLLMSGDDAANASTGKMARLEKTVGLEIQDNVRRTLMPYLGTGNFEVSVAARLSTDKVSTNETIFNPESKVERSTRTIKETEVSQNRSGQKPTTVQQNLPDETVRAESGESASEDNQRREELTNYEISSKTIQTISDGYQIKNLSVAVLVNKSRIAALLGENATPADMDAKIAEIEQLVSSVTGFSKPRGDQIKVAAVSFVDDGGMLQPVAGPSMAEILMRQFGTVVNALTILALCAMMIWFGLRPAVRMLVARHQADLELQREQAAALAAAEAEEALEHSGEAGTALQLADAEAGQNLIEMPRTPQRKLEQIVELSEEQAAAVLKQWLGREAA
- a CDS encoding MotB family protein yields the protein MASAEKQEIVIVRRSGDGEDVVKGGAWKIAHADFMTAMMAFFLVMWLISLTDEETRSGVANYFNPVQLAESTPNKKGLDDPQNVPPDNETDNTKDGKEKGSGEGTGGKSHQLRKPRFKEGALFQDPYAVLARIADEVEATPHDTLGADVTPGESDMPGLKAGEAFRDPFDPLYWQVAPIDELKTETPAKPGTAAPAPSKAVMDAVAALKAPTGKQDSKAAAARPGQPAPNDTPADGGSQSAASDASAVTDADRKAAELKSEILKAVQASKDVSPQPHVEVRRTGAGTLISLTDDFDFTMFAVGSAEPHAKVVRAMAEIAKILQSRPGKIVIRGHTDARPFKSANYDNWRLSHARAQMALYMLVRGGLNESRIVRVEGHADREPKIPSDPKADQNRRVEILLQE
- a CDS encoding chemotaxis protein MotC yields the protein MKGLSRAILLASLMVSSIPAAAETEQPSTGEQPVEQDVHVASTPVPVQLVRTLQLMQDQIALGSTEAHLGQRGLLGILDDRFMNLPPETWHSSRNVRAAVSLVLSGGKPDILRKLLEQGSSVVSETDRPLIEGALAYVEGREEAAQNVLAALDPRVLPPTLGAQLALVQSALVVRKSAAKSDELLDFVRLQAPGTLLEEAALRRQVFVASQTNDIGKFQSLATDYLRRYRHSIYAGNFRQRLASALTRIDFGKESARFDGIVAMMSELEPEARRELYLLAARASIEQGLTTSARMMADKAQELAGQDKPSAARAKLYQAASAITSPEGINGAVGDLRSLDRSVLAASDLTLLDSALAMASQIRTLPGMVADQAKEAKPVVTKVAESQPTQGLEQLQSLSRARDALSRVDQLIKK